Genomic segment of Gouania willdenowi chromosome 17, fGouWil2.1, whole genome shotgun sequence:
ttgctgacttcccttactaaagaatccacgtttaactgaactatcggcgattagtgcaccattaacccaacacaaaattaccagctgcccacagcaatggcaccgggtcgggaaatgctcgtatgttgtgacgtcatgtgGGAACTATGTATGTCCGAGCctttggtcacgtgactgccataaagtgaaacgttctccaggcattcaccaggtcacatgacctggccaaagacggtccgtcttctccaaacttacatagtcggtttTTAAAGAGGGAAACCCACTCATATGCGTCAACTCTTTAGATCAAAAAGTCCGCTGTGTGCCTTTAAGTATATGTATAGATGTTTACTGATGCATGTTTACACATCTGCTTATGTATGTACGATGTGAAAGAGTTAAAACTACACTTACAGcctttaaaaaatgacagaatccTTCTGGTTCTATTCATTTGGGACCCTCCTGTTTCTCCCTTTGTCACCTATTCCTTCTTATCATCCCTGCTTTACTATTAAAGCTGAAACATTATCTAACCCTACAGATGTGTTTCAGTgttttctctctgctctgattaAATTAGATCTAATTATAACCCATGACTCCTTTGattatgtgttgttttgtgtgatctGCCTCCTTGCCATGTGACTCACTGGGAGCTCGTCTTAAGACTATGCCTCTGCATTTCTCTGCTGGAGGTTGCCATGgcaaccctcctccctcctgtcACCGACACATGCCAGCAATAGCAACTGCCAATAATAATCTGCAAACCCACACATGCACAGTGGAGGCGGCAACGCTGTGGAAATTAATCTACTGATGTTGTCTGCTGCAAAGCTGATCAAACAAATATCTCAGCTGGTTTAATTTGCAGCTTTGCACTTTTTTTCCTCCCACACTTTGTCCTTTTGGTCAACTTTCTGAAAGTTTGCTGTGCAGCAGCTTCCCAAGCCCTCCAGCaatgaacattgtttttttccttttaattgaCCAGTCAGCAGTTCATTCCATAGATTACAGTGCATTAACGGTGCTGCTAAAACTGAATAAAACCATGACAACTGCTGTTTTACCAGTGTTTAGCCCCCGGCTGCCACAGGATCTATAGATTGTCCCATGAATCCTTgttgtgtcaaaaattcagagGAAAATGAACTGATTTGTGGTTGTCGTTGTGTGTTAGAGGCTATTTATCTAATATTCAAATGTAGAAAAGCCAAGATTTTACACTGGAGTcgcaacttttttctttttcttaaattatatttattacttGTGAAATGTTGGTTCTTAAcccaaatattatttattatttttttgtttatttttttattgcaagtcaaacaattaaagtaaaaacataaaaccaaaacaacaacaaaaaactgacAAAGTACTCGACGAGTCCCAACAAattatttaatgattttaaattcATCATTCTCTGCATGCATGTAAAGTGaatgaaaacatatttttaaatctcTGACTGTGAATTTATTCAGGAAAGCTGTTACACGGTTCTGTCACACTGCAAGTctgtcatgtttttaaatgtgacaGAATTGTGCTTCAATGAGATGGTTGCGTTGGTGttcctgtttatttacatgGACAGAAACTGGCAGCTGTGTGTCTCCAGTAAAAAGGCAGCTGTTTTGTCCCCTTCCGAGCAAAGGCCAATTACCAAACCTGCCAATTATATATGTTCCTATATGATATCTATGCCAAAACATTAACAGTTGAAGACCACTGCTTCTTTTCACACATAACTATGCTACTCTTTAGCGAGACCCGTGCCGTCTGCATGCCTCTGTGGGGAATTTTCCTCCTGGAAATCACTAGAATATCATCTCAGTTTATATCCCAGAATGTTCTGAATCAAAGTGTTCAGAAAGTactttgaatattttattattgatgaATTTGCACAACTTTGTttaatagaaaaacataaaacacagttGACGTAACTATTACGAGttcaaatgcatttgttttatatGTGTGACCCTCACAGAGAGTTACCGCCGGCCTGAGGAGAGCTACACCTCAGCTAACCCTTGGTAACCACGGCAACGAGAGCGGAGTTGACCCCCCCTCCCCTCGACAACCATTGGATGTGGACACCATGGAGACCAGTTCATCCGTTCAACTAGCAGAGCTGGAGAACGACGGCCCGTTCTGCTTTAACGACAATGACGAGGAAGATGCTCATCGTTCAGAAgttagaaaagaagaagaagaggacgCAAAGTGTGAAGAAGAGAGATGCGATTACATTGTGTTTGATATTGGAAAGGCAAAAGAAAATGAGGAAAAGGAGGGAAACACTGAAGACAGAGAGgcggaagaagaagaagcttggAAAAAAGAAGGGCTGAAAGTAGAAAAGAACAAAGATGTTCTCTCCAATGTGCTGTTAGTCAGTGAAGCTCCATCAGAGCTTAAATGTGACACTTCAGACTCCTCCTATGAGCCCTGGAGCAACATATTCCACCAAACCGAAGACCTGAGTGACTGTCACCAAGCTAAACTCACCATGGTGGACTCGGACAGTGACTCCAGGAGCCAGGACGAGGGAGAGGAAGTAGTGTGTACTAACAACactggaagacaagaagattacctggaagaagaggaggagaaggtgagaggagaagaagaagatcaGAAGTTGAGTGAGAGGACCATGGGTcgggaggaggacgaggaacAGATGGAGACCGGGATAGACCTTCAACCTTTAGAAAGCTTCTGCTCAAACAAGATGGACACAGAAAAACAGGTATGATGACTTTTATTATAGAggcatttaaaaagtaaaatgtcTATTGGTACGGTTGCAGTACAGACatcccccggtgctattggtgcGGTTACCAAAGTATGCAttttaaggttaggtttagggttagatttagggttaggttataacccaatatcgcaacattttttagggttagagttaggtttaggggaGTTAGGAGTTATGGGATGAAAAGTCATAGTTATGAGATAATCAGTTCATTCAAAGCCGTAGTTCCACACAATGTTTCACCACAATGTTTCAGGACTTATGAAGGGTTACTTTAAATATGAATGTTCTCTTCAGGTTCCTGATGATTGCCATGTGCAGGAGCAGACAAACAATGGAAATGTCTTCACTGAGCATGTGGACTTCCTGGTCGCTCGTcaacagtggaaaaaaatggaGGAGGAGGTCAAGAATCACCCCGTCCCCAAACCAGTAACCACACCTCAAACCAGCTTCCAGGGAACTCACTCCTCCCTGTATCCCCCAACTCGTAGCCCACGACTCAAACACAGGTAGGACACTCGATGGGCTGAATGTTTTAGTTTAAGTCAGAAGTTGTCAAACATTTGGCTCTCGATTGACGCAAGGCTCTTTTGCTCCGCTGCTGAGGCTCCATCACTGTTAGAACAAGACATCTGTGCCTTCCTTTGTACATTGCTGCAATGTTCCTGCATTTTGGACCAATCACTGTGTCACTGGTAGTTGAGCATTGATTAGTTACAATTTCCATAAAGTAATCAACACTGGGCTCATTCAGAGACACAGTCTGTATAATGTTGCAGTGAAACATGAGGAAAACTGctggtgaaaaaaactaaatgacacCAATTGACAAAAACGACactaaaaagagacaaaataacttcaagataacaataaaaacccCAGAAAGACACAATACAACAGCAAATCAGTCACAAACCAAAcatcaaaattacaataaagacAAAATAACCACAGCATCAAACCAAAGCCCCCAAGACAAATTGTGACAAATAGctacaaaatgatgaaaaaaaatatacacaaagtgcagta
This window contains:
- the LOC114478715 gene encoding FK506-binding protein 5-like isoform X2, yielding MLLVHTAANTRSSLLLHFTRVTAGLRRATPQLTLGNHGNESGVDPPSPRQPLDVDTMETSSSVQLAELENDGPFCFNDNDEEDAHRSEVRKEEEEDAKCEEERCDYIVFDIGKAKENEEKEGNTEDREAEEEEAWKKEGLKVEKNKDVLSNVLLVSEAPSELKCDTSDSSYEPWSNIFHQTEDLSDCHQAKLTMVDSDSDSRSQDEGEEVVCTNNTGRQEDYLEEEEEKVRGEEEDQKLSERTMGREEDEEQMETGIDLQPLESFCSNKMDTEKQVPDDCHVQEQTNNGNVFTEHVDFLVARQQWKKMEEEVKNHPVPKPVTTPQTSFQGTHSSLYPPTRSPRLKHREIPPPVRREPPLCSTLSPSSEDSGLDDSSFRSSVEDPETSVEKEIRLTLEREERHRKEREKISQGLSLPRPSILQTGRSPPRPPACRTPTLSVSPFPSPSSTLPRSIYHEMTANNVIILEPDSSGSTSRNRLVSSAISGLSDWSADQGVAPSTNVIVVETSNLIIRSASEFCLSSSLMPAQTQESTFTSNPFFKLRSLSSQSLVEQEIRMVKQREEEWRRQREEQWRRGRERFNTILVSPGLNDNITYNVLEVPDRCVSSPSSPSRTRKMDRSTLSCDHKLHPSPPQNSLAQRWEASLLANQRKE